Within Porites lutea chromosome 2, jaPorLute2.1, whole genome shotgun sequence, the genomic segment TTAAGTGTAATGTTGGGCATTGTCCACATATGCATATTCTTAAAGGAGTAGACGGAACTATCACCTTGTTCCTCCTTTCGGTCATCGTTCTTCATCTCAGCTTAATGAGTTCAAAACGTTTCATCGCCATCAAGTTCGCCTTAAGATACCAAGCCATAGTAACCAAACGCCGAGCACGGATCGTTTCCATCGCGATGTGGCTGTGGGCTTTGGTCGTTAATGTGGCTGTTCCAGAGGTTCTTCAGAAGACAACAGGGAAagatttcagaaaatttcaccGACAGATGAATACACATGAATGTAATACAACACACAATACAATCCAAGTGCACCCCATCAGATGGCATCTTGTATTCACCGCTGTGTCAATGTTTCTTGTCCCCTTGCTGATAATTTTATGCTCGTACACCTACATCTTCATTGTGTCCTACAAACAGAGACAACATGTCAGAGAGCAGGGCCGTGACATTCCAGGAATGCCCACCATCAAGCATCACATGAAAGGTGCCCACACTCTCGCCATTGTTGCAGCGGTGTGTCTACTCAGTATCATCGCTTTGCTGGTTGTGACATCCCTCCGAATCGTCTATGGCAAATCACTCGGGCGCCGCGATCAAACGCTAATGGAGAATATCGTCTACGACGTGGCCATGTTTTTGAATGCCGTATGCAACCCTCTTATCTACGGATggaaaaatgaagaatttaGAAACGCTTTTCGTAAGATGCTGAAATGCTGCTAAGTGATCTTAGTGCGCAAACGTTGTTAGGCGTCTTAGGCTATACCTAGATTAActgtattcttttgtttaaggCAAATTGGCCAAGTATCAGGTACTAGACGATACCAAACTCCCTTTTGTAAGCCGCTGAGAATCGCTCTACCTGCTAAATTACTGGACTTAAATAACTTGCCCTACGCAGGAATTATATGGTGTCAAATTAGTATAGTGGCACGAATGTAACTTGtcaaattttataacaaacgAATCCTTTTGCATGAGTGAAAAAAGAGACTAATTATATGTTCTATGACCAGATctagtgaaaaataatttttggaagaGGCCCAGTGGAGAACATACACTGATACATTGcgaatttgtcaaaatttttactGTCGCCTGAGAAGTGAGAGGGATTTTTGATTAAGAACTTAGACTTAAGATCAAAGAACTATTGATACGGCTGGGGAAAGCCAACGGTGATTCCAGCATCCCGGCCCCATGCAGTCACCCTGTAACTCCCAAaagttgtaaaagaaaaagctaaacAATTGCTTATGCCGATAACATGGTAAAGAAGTAAAATTTGCCCACAAAAGTTTAAAACGAATTTCAAACATTCTTACCAGTCTCTTGGTATTATGCGATGAATACGCTGCTTACGTTccatttacaaaaacaaattacaacaaCGTATGTATCGAGTAGGTACACGGCTCAAAGATCTGTTGGGAGCCGCGGGAAGGGTGtgactcccatatgaaaatgATGGAATATTCGCCTCCTCACTTAGAGTTGATCTTGGATTATGCATGGGACTAATATAACCGTAGAGGTATTACTGTGGATTGTCAGTAAAGAAATATTAAACTATGTAAAACAAACAACTGCTGGGAGAACAGTTGTGACCAAATCGCGAAAACAAGTgagg encodes:
- the LOC140925977 gene encoding adrenocorticotropic hormone receptor-like, coding for MKNNLPKWEFILLLNVHGIITIVALLGSYFVLRAFHKFRKLRTASNNILVSLSIADGLLAIPLILDIIQLCLKCNVGHCPHMHILKGVDGTITLFLLSVIVLHLSLMSSKRFIAIKFALRYQAIVTKRRARIVSIAMWLWALVVNVAVPEVLQKTTGKDFRKFHRQMNTHECNTTHNTIQVHPIRWHLVFTAVSMFLVPLLIILCSYTYIFIVSYKQRQHVREQGRDIPGMPTIKHHMKGAHTLAIVAAVCLLSIIALLVVTSLRIVYGKSLGRRDQTLMENIVYDVAMFLNAVCNPLIYGWKNEEFRNAFRKMLKCC